The genomic stretch GCTCGTCGCCTGGGACTCTGCTGGCGCCGCCCAGAACCCTGCGCTTGAGGACCCGGCAGCCCAGCGGGACCGGCTGCAGCGCCGATTGGCCGCCCACGGGCAGGAGCTCACCGGGGAGGTCAGCAGCTTCGGGGTGCGCCGGTTCCTCGCCCCGGCGCTGCGCCGGGGCCGACTGCTGGTGATCGGCGACGCCGCGCATGAGGTCAGCCCGATCGGGGGCCAGGGGATGAATCTGGGCCTGCTCGACGCCGCGACCCTGGCCCCGCTGCTGGCATCCTGGGTGAACACCGGGGCGGCACCGGAGGCCGCGCTGCGGGAATGGGAGCGGACCCGGCTGCGCTCGGCACGCCGGGCAGCCCGACTCGCCGCGCTGAACACCCGGCTGGGCCGTCCGCTGCCAGGGGCCGGTGATGCTGTGCGCCGCACCGGGGTGCGGCTGATGCTGGGCCCGGGCGCCGGAAAGGCGTTCGCCCACGCCTACTCGATGGGCCTGGACACCGCCTCCCGAGGTCCGGCCGGCAATTCCTGAGGTTCAGCCGATGTGGCCTGAGGCGCCGTCGGTGAATCCTGAGGCTCAACCGGCGAGCGAGCCTCCGGCCACCACCAGCTGTGCCGCGAGCAGCAGTGCCGCCAGCATCACGAGGCGAAAAAGCATCCGGCCCGAGCGGGCGCGCACCGCCATCACCAGCGCCAGCAGCGCCACCGAGCCGACCGCGGCGAAGAACACCCAGGAGATCACCGGCACCTGCTGCAGCTGCCACCCGGCGGACCCGGCCGTCACGGCGATCCCGCCGGCGAGCACCGCGGCTGCGGCCAGTGCGGCCGAGGGACGCGCACCGAGCCGGTGCGGCAGGCCGGTGATGCCGGTGCGGGCGTCGTCGTCGAGGTCCGGCAGCACATTGGTCAGGTGGATGGCGGCACCTAGGGCACCCCCGGCGAATCCGGCCCAGGGTGCGGCGAACCCGGGGTCTTCGGCCGCGAGGGTCGCGAAGGAGGGGAACAGACCGAAGGCCAGGATGAAGGGGGCCAGCGAGAACACGCTGGCCTTGAGCCCGGCGTTATAGGCCCAGGAGGCCGCCAGGAACACCGCGTGGGCGCCGAGCAGCCACATCCCCAGGGGTGCGGAGAGGGCCAGGCCCAGCACCAGGCACCCGATCGCCGCCGTCCAGGCTGCGCGCACGCTGAGATCCCCACGGGCCAGCGGCTTGTCAGCGCGTCCGACGGCGCGGTCCCGTTCCGCGTCGAAGGCGTCATTGGAGATCCCCACCGAGAGCTGACCCAGGAAGACCGCCAGCCCGAGCAGCAGGATCCGATCCAGGCTCAGCCCGGCGGAGACCGCGAGCGCCACCGCGAGGGTCGTCACCACTACGGTTGGTCCAGGATGAGAGGATCCCCACAGGCCTCGAGTCACTTTCAGGATCGGCATCCGGTCAGTGTCTCACCCCGGACCGGACGTCGATCCGGTCCACGCCGCCCCGAACACGCCAGCTCGACACCCCCGCTCTGGAGGATCTGATGAATAGCACCGCGCGCGCCGCATCGATGGCTGGGCTCCTGGGAGCCACCGGGGTGCTGCATTTCCTGCGGCCCGCCGTCTTCGACTCGATCGTGCCTCCGCAGCTGGGCAATCGCCGCCTGATCACCTACGTCAGCGGCGTCGCCGAGCTGGGCTGCGCAGTCCTGCTGGCGGTTCCTGCGACCCGACGGGTGGGCGGGGTGTGCACTGCGGCGCTGATGATCGCGGTCTACCCGGCGAACATCTACTCGGTGCAGAAGTACTGGCACCGTCCCACGGCGCGGAGCATCGCGCTGGCTCGGCTTCCGCTGCAGCTGCCACTGGTGCGCAGCGCGTGGCGGATCGCCCGGGAGGCCTAGGCCGCGCGCTACCTCGGCGGTTCGGTGCGAAGGCTGGGTTCGGCGGCTGGATGCGGCGGCTGGGTTCGACACTCGGCGGGGGTCCGTGGTTACGGTGGGAGGACCGGCACGACGGGCCCGCCCGCGGGGCACCGACCCCGCGAGCACGTGGAAGCGGACGTTCTCGTCTCCGCGCACGGCCCGCCGGCCTCAGCAAGCAAAGGAGCACTCGATGCGCCACGACGAATTCCTGAAGACCGTCTCCGAGAAGGGCGGTCCCACCGACCGCGATCAGACCAGCCAGCTGGTCCACGTGGTCCTGGAGGACCTCGGCAAGCGACTCAAGGGCGGCGAGGCGGAGAACCTCGCCGCGCAGCTGCCCGCGGAGCTGAAGGCCCCGCTCACCGCCGAGACGCAGAACCAGATCGCCGATGACGTCGATGAGTTCCTGCGTCGGGTCGCGAGCAAGCTGGAGCCGGGCCTCGGCACCGAAGAGGTCCTCCCGCAGGTCAAGGCGGTGTTCTCCACTCTTGCGGACTCCGTGTCCGAAGGTGAGATCAAGGATCTGCGTTCCCAGCTGCCCACAGGCTTTGCACCGCTCTTCGCCTAGAGTGTGCACACCTGCCCACTGCAGGGCACCTCGCTGGGCCACCGGCCCAGCGAGGCAGGGCCTCGAGATGAGACCCCATCCACAACAGCTAAGGAGCCCCTGAGGCTGTGTCTGAGTCAGAGTCCGAGCCCGCCTCCGAGACTGCGTCTGGGCCTGAGCCCGCGTCAGGGTCCGTGTCTGCGAAACCGTTCCACATCCTGCTGCTCGCCGATCCGGGTCTGCCCACCCGGCGGGTGAAGTCCATCCGGGAGTCCTTCACCGCCCGAGCCCGTCAGCTCATCGACGGCGAGGTCACGGTGTCCGCAGAGACCCGGATGCTGCGCATCCACCCCGACGCCACCTTGGACATCGACTCGGTCCGCAAGATGGAAGAAGATCATGCCGACGCCGACGCGGTCATCATGCTCACCGAGATCCCCCGCCACACCCACGGCTACCCGCTGATCTCGGAGATCTTCCCCGAGCAGAACGTCGCGATCGTCTCCTGCCCGACCCTGGGCGCCTGGGCGACCAAACGCCGCATCCAGAAGGTCTTCACCGGTTCTCTGCTGCGCCTGCTGCCCCCGGGCACCGGGCCAGACCCGGAAGAGTACGACCAGCGCTGGAGCCGATGGCAGTCCACCGAGCGCGGAGAGGCGCTCGGCCTGTTCGCGCACACGATCACCGGCGGGCCGCGCACCGTGCTGGGCATGGTGCTGGGCAATGATCCGCTGCGCACCGTCCCGAAGCTCTCCAGCGCCCTGGCCGCAGGTGCGGCCACCGGAGCGTTCGGGATCTTCTACAGCTCGATCTGGCAGATGGCCGATGCGTTAAGCCCTCTGCGCCTGGTAGTGGTCGGGCTCGCCGCGATGATCACCATGATCGTCTGGCTGATCATCCGCGACGGGCTCTGGGACCGGCCTCGGAACCGCAGCCTCACCACCGTGGTCACCCTCTACAACGGGTCCACCGCGATCACCTTGCTGGTCTGCATCCTGATGCTCTACCTGGCCCTGGTCGTGGTGATCTTCCTGGCCGGGCTGGTGATCATCGACGCCGAATACCTGGCCAGCGTGATCAGCAGCGAGGTCAGCGTGCTCAACTACCTGAACATCGCCTGGTTCAGCGCCGGGATGGGGGTCTTCGCGGGCGCCATCGGATCAAGCTTCGACTCCGGCGTGGACCTGCGCCGGCTCACCCACGGGCAGCGCGAACGCCAGCGCGAATACACGGAGAGCGCATGAGTGACCAGCAGACCCTGGTGCGGACCCTGACCTCGATCGACGGGCGCGGATACGCCTCTTATAAGCAGCTGAGCGGCCGCTACACCCTGGGCCGGTTCACCCTGAGCGTGGACAAGGTCCAGGTGGACCCGTACGCCCCGCCCTCCCTGATGCAGATCAGCCTGCGCCGGGAGGACGCCGAGCTCCCCGCTGACCTGCTCGATGACCGGCTTGGACGCATCGCCGTCAGCGACTTCCTGACCCGCGCCTTCGGCGACGCGCTCAGCGAGGGTCCCTCGGAGCGCTCAGGTGCCGCTGCCGGGATCAGCATCGGGCGACCCGGCCAACAGGTGCTCGAGCGCACCAGCGTGGTGATCACCGAGGAGCTGATCACGGCCCGGCTGTCCGTGGCGCTGCCCGCCGCGGGACGTCGGGCCCTGGGACGCAAGGCCGCCCGGCTGCTCACCGAGACGCTGCCGCGGATCGCGCAGGCCGCATTGCTGCACAGCAGCCTGGACCCGGAGGCGCTGCGCTCCCACGTCGCGCTGCTGCGCGATCAGGAAGATCTCCGCACCCAGCTCGAGGCCGCGAAGCTGGTCTCCTTCCTGGCCGATGGCTCGATGCTGCCGCGCCGGTCGGGGGACTCCGATCTGCCCCTCGGGGCGGACGCGGTGGCCTTCCGCAGCCCCGAGGCGCTGCGCCGCTCCTTCACCCTGGCCTCCGGTCGTCAGGTCACCGGGATGGGCGTCCCCGAAGGCGTCACCGTGATCGTCGGGGGTGGCTATCACGGCAAGTCCACCCTGCTGCGCGCCATCGAACGCGGGGTCTACCCGCATATCGCCGGGGACGGCCGCGAATGGGTGATCACCACCAGCTCGGCGGCGTCCATCCGGGCCGAGGACGGGCGCTCTGCTGCCGGCGTGGACATCTCCGCCTTCATCTCCGGGCTGCCCTCGGGGGCCGATACCCGGAGCTTCTCCAGCAGCAACGCCTCAGGCTCCACCTCCCAGGCCACCAACCTGATCGAGGCCGTGGAGTCCGGGGCCACGGCCCTGTTGATCGATGAGGACACCTCGGCGACGAACTTCATGATCCGCGATGACCGGATGCGCCAGCTGATCCCGGCCGACCGGGAGCCGATCACCCCATTCGTGGACCGGGTCCGCGCGCTCTTCAGCGAACGCGGGGTCTCCACGGTGCTCGTGGCCGGCGGATCGGGGGCCTTCTTCGAGGTCGCCGACCAGATCATCGCGCTGGAAGACTACACACTGCGCGACGTCACCGCGCAGGCCCACCAGATCGCCGCAGAGCACAAGCGGACGACGTCGCAGCCGGCCACCCCGGACGCAGCTGGCCCCGCCTCGGACGGCCCCGCTGAGCGGCGCTTCGACAGCCTCCCAGCGCGCGTCCTCCGCCGCGACTCGCTGCATCCGCCGAAGAAGACCAAGCCCGCCCGCAGCCGTGGGCCCCGGATGATCCAGTACGGCCGCGAGGACATCGACCTGACCGCCGTGGCCCAGCTGGTGGACCCCGCGCAGACCGAGGCGCTGGCGAAGGCGCTGGACCGCCTCGCTGAGCAGTCCGATGCGGAGCATGACATCACGGCCCTGGTCGAGAAGCTGGTGCGCCGTCTCGACACCGAGGGACTCGACTCGCTCTCCCCGCACCGCGGACACCCCGGGCATCTGGCCCGCCCCCGTGCCCAGGAGATCCACGCCGCACTCAACCGCTATCGCGGCCTGACCGTGCACTGATGCTCGGCCCGGGGTGCTCCCGGTTCGGGCATCGCCGCGCCGAGGTCAGGGACACCACCGAGGACTGCCCGGTGACTCACCGTCGTTGGGCTACCCTGAGAGCCAGTCCGACATCGCCGCAGGTCCTGATCCTGCCGGGATCACAGGGGGGGCTCCATGACGATCACCACGCGGCGCTTCACCGCCGAAGGGACAAGTTCCGCAGCGGACTCTGCAGGCGGCCTCCCGAACGGAACTCCGCCCAGTGGGCTGACGTGGGTGGATCTCAGCACGGCAGACCTTCCAAGCTTCGGGGCCACGGCCACCGCGCTGGGGCTGCGGGAGGCTCAGGTCGACTTCCTGCGCGGCAGCCGGAGCCGACTGCCGATCCCCACGCGCTCTGCGGAGTCGGTGGCGGCTGTGCTGCACCGCGTCGCCATCACCACCGAGGAGGACGGCCCCACCGCGGAGTTCCGCTTCTCGGAGCTGCGGATCCTCGCCTTGGACGCACTCGTGGTGACCGTGCAGCCGGAGAACCCCGGGCAGCCGCCCCTTCAGCTGCAGACCCTGCTCGAGAGCGCACACCCCTCTCCGCCGAAGCGCCCGCTGCGGGCCTCGGATGCCATCTCCGGGCTCATCGGTGCGGTGCTGCGGGACTACCCGGTGGCGCTGGACGAGCTGGAGACTGCGATCGAGTCCATGGAGAGCACCCTGTTCCAGGAGGCCCGGCTCGATGCGGCGCTCTCGCATCGGATCTATCAGCTCCTGCAGAAGGTGCACCGCTTCGACTGGGCGCTGCGGCCGGTGGAGTCACTGGCCACCGAACGTGGCACGGACGCCGTTGAATCCAGCCCTGCCGGTGAGGAGTCCTCCACTCGGGCCGATCTGATCATGCGCGCCAGGCGGATGCGAGACCGGGTGGAGCTGCTGCGCTCGCACCTGGAGAATGCGGTGGCCCTGCATTCCACCTTGCTGACCATCGAACAGAACGAGGCCACCCGTCGAGTGGCTGACGCCTCCTATGCCCAGGGCGAGCAGAGCAAGAAGATCTCCGGGTGGGCCGCGATCCTCTTCGCCCCGACCCTGATCGCCTCCATCTACGGCATGAACTTCCGGCACATGCCAGAACTCTTCTGGTCCTGGGGCTACCCGGCGGCGGTGGGGCTGATGCTCGCGCTGAGCCTGACGCTGTGGGTCATCTTCAAACGTCGCGAGTGGCTCTGAACCGGTGCAGACCGGCTGCCAGCACCAGCCCCCAGAGCAGAAGCATCGGATACCAGAGCAGCGCCTGTCCCAGCCGTGCCGCAGGGTCCTGAAGGGACAGACCGGGCCAGAGCAGCAGCCCGGTGTTGATCAGCAGACCAACCGCCCCGTAGAGGATCAAGCCGGCAGCGACCAGTCGGGAGGCGTTCCACCACAGGACCCGATGTGCCCGGCGTCGCGAGGATCCGGCCGCACCGGCGGGCAGCGCGTGGACCGCCACCAGCGGAATGATCGCCGCACCCGTCTTTCCCAGAGCGATTCCCAGCAGGGCAAGGCCGGTCAGCACCGGCATTGCATCCCGCAGGTCGATCAGCCACTGCCCGATGCTCGGCCGCAGCGCGTCTCCGCCGAAGGCCCAGTAGTAGCTCGGTGCCGCATTGAGCAGACCCAGCAGCGCGGCGACCCAGATCAGACCGGTGGACCGGGTCAGCCCGGTGGAGCGAGTCATGTCAGCGACCTGGTCATGTCAACGATTGGAGACGCATCGATTCCTCCGCTCCGAGCAGCGCCTCGGCTGCCCGGCGGGCCTTGCAGGCCATCGAGGAGTCCCCGGTGATCGCTGCGGTGGTCTGTGCGCCTTCGGCCAGCAGCATCAGCTGATCCCCCAGCTCCTCGGAGAACCCCGCCTCCACGGCGAGCTGTTCCATATAACGCCGGAAATCGCGTTTATGCGCCGCCGCCTTGGCGGCCACGGCGGGGGATTCGGTGGCCAGCTCGCCGAAGGCATTGATGAAGACGCAGCCGCGGAAGGAATCCGACTGGAACCATCCGGCGAGGTAGTCATAGATCGCCAGCAGGCGCGCCCTCGGGGAGTCTTGGAGCGCCATCGCCGTCGCGATCTCATCCACCCAGATCTGGTGGCGGTAATCCAGGACCGCGAGCACGATGGCCTCTTTGGAGGGGAACACCGTGTAGAGACGCTTGAGCGAGACGCCGCTGCGCTGGCGCAGCGCGTCCATCCCCACGGCGCGGAAGCCATGGGCGTAGTAGAGCTCATCCGCCGCCTCGATGATGCTGGCGCGCAGCGGATCGCTGGACTGGTGCAGGTGGGCGTCCCCCTGACGCGTCATCCTGGGCCTCTCCTTAGAATTTCCGGGATCTTCATGGTGCGGTCATTCCAGTGTACTTGCCAGAGAACGTTGGTTCTCCTAGGCTGGAGAACGTGGAGAACGAACGTTCTCCCACCTACAAGGAGGAACTGACATGTCACACGTCACCGTCGGAACCGAGAACAGCACAGACATCTCGCTCTACTACGAGGATCACGGCGCGGGCCAGCCCGTCGTGCTCATCCACGGCTACCCCTTGGACGGCTCCTCATGGGAGAAGCAGACCGCGGCACTGCTCGACGCCGGCTACCGCGTGATCACCTATGACCGTCGCGGGTTCGGGAAGTCCTCCCGCCCGACCACCGGACACGATTACACCACCTACGCCGCTGACCTCAACGCCCTGATGGAGTCCCTGGATCTGCGCGACGCCGTGCTGGTCGGCTTCTCCATGGGCACCGGCGAGGTGACGCGCTACCTGGCCAACCACGGATCGGACCGGGTGAGCAAGGCGGTCTTCCTGGGCTCGCTGCAGCCCTTCCTGCTGCAGACCGAGGACAACCCCACAGGTGTCCCCCAGGATGTGTTCGACGGCCTCTTCGACGCCGTGACCACCGATCGCTACGCCTTCTTCACGGCGTTCTTCGATGACTTCTTCAACACCAAGGACAACCTGGGCAGCCGGCTCAGCGAGGAGGCCCTGGCGGCGCACAAGAACTTGGCGTACGCCGCCTCCCCGCACTCCTCGGTCTGGGCCCAGCCGACCTGGCTCACCGACTTCCGGGAGGATGTCGCCGCCGTCGGCCGTTCCGGGGTCAAGGCGATGATCGTCCACGGCACCGCCGACAACATCCTGCCGATCGATGCCACCGGCCGGGTCTTCCACAAGGCACTGCCCTCGGCGGAGTATCACGAGATCGACGACGCGCCCCATGCCATGCTCTGGACCCATGCCCAGGAGGTCAACGAGCACCTGCTGACCTTCCTGCGCTCCTGACCACGTTCAGGAACCATCCGGACACAGCGACAAGACTGACGCTGGAACCACCAACTCAAGGAGACTCACTATGCCTACACGCACAGCCCGCACCGCCTGGAACGGATCACTCGAAGAGGGCTCCGGCCAGGTCGAGCTCAGCAGCTCCAAGATCGGCACCTACGAGGTGTCCTTCCCCAAGCGCGCTTCCGACGAGGCCAATGGCAGCACCAGCCCGGAGGAGCTGATCGCCGCAGCGCACTCCTCCTGCTTCGCCATGCAGCTCTCCGCCGTGCTCTCCGGCGCCGGAGGCACCGTGGAGTCCCTCGACGTCCGCGCCGACGTCTCCATGGGCCCGGATCAGGCAGGTGGCTTCAAGCTCACCGGCATCAAGATCACCGTCCACGGCGAGGTCACCGGCATCGACGAGGACACCTTCGTGAAGTCCGCCGAGGAGGCCAAGACCGGCTGCCCGGTCAGCAAGGCACTCACCGGGGTGGAGATCACCCTGGACGCCACCCTGGAGAGCTGAGCCCGGGACCCCACCGGGTCCACCAGATTGTTGCAGGGTCGCGGCGCGCATCCATTGCCCGCTGCGGCCCTGCGCCATGTCCACCGTTCTTCCCCATCAGCTTTAAGGAACCACCCTTCATGACCACCACGATCACCGCACTCCAGGCCGACAGCGCCGAGTCCAGCTTCACCACCCGCACCCTTGAGCGGCGCAGCCTGGCCGCCGACGACGTGCGGATCGCCATCCGTTACGCCGGCATCTGCCACTCCGACATCCACCAGGTCCGCGACGAGTGGGGCGGCACCACCTTCCCGATCACCCCGGGCCACGAGATAATCGGCGAGGTCGTCGAGGTCGGCTCCTCGGTCTCGAAGTTCACCCTCGGCGACACCGTGGGTGTGGGCTGCTTCGTGGACTCCTGCATGGAGTGTGAGGCCTGCAAGGACGGCGAGGAGCAGTTCTGCAGCCAGGGCGTCGTCGGCACCTATAACGGCCAGGACAAGTTCGGAGAGAACACCCACGGCGGCTACAGCCAGCAGATCGTGGTGCGCGACCACTTCGTGCTGAACATCCCTGAGGGCATGGATCCCGCCGCAGCCACCCCGCTGCTCTGCGCCGGGATCACCACCTATGCCCCGCTCAAGCGCTACGGCGCCGGCCCCGGCGTCAACGTCGGCGTCATCGGCATGGGCGGCCTGGGTCACGTGGCCGTGAAGATCGCCGCCGCCATGGGCGCCGAGGTCACCGTGCTCAGCCGCACCGACTCCAAGAAGGAAGACGGCCTGGCCTTCGGCGCCAAGGCCTACCGTGCCACCGAGGACGGCTCGGCGTTCAAGGACCTCGCCGGCAGCTTCGACCTGGTCATCAACACCGTGGGCGCCTCGGTCAGCCTGGACTCCTTCCTGGGCCTGCTGGGCCGCGGCGGCACCATGGTCAACGTCGGCGCACCCAGCGAGGAGCAGTCCTTCCAGATGTTCTCGCTGCTCGCGATGCGGCGCAACTACGCCGGCTCCATGGTCGGCGGGCTGCCCGAGACCCAGGAGATGCTGGACTTCTGCGCGAAGCACGGCATCACCTCCACGATCGAGCTGATCAACGCCGACCAGGTGGATGAGTACTACGAGAAGGTCGTCTCCGGCGACGTGCGCTACCGCGCGGTCATCGACATCGCCTCGCTGGAGTCAGCCGCCGTCTGAGCGCTCGGCAGGTGCGGTGACGCTGTCAGCCCGGCGCTATGGTCGCCGCTGACCCTGCGGCATCGAGAACGCCCCGTCCCGGAGGAGCCCTTCCAGCTCTGTTCCGCGGCGGGGCGTTCCTCGTGGCGCTTGATGAGACCCCCGGCAGCAACGAAAGCCGGTGATACGAGCGACCGGAGCTCGACCCCTCTTCCAACGCACACCGAGTAGCCCCGGAGGGTCAGGGCTGGGAGGTTCGGGATGCCGCGCGCCGGACCCTCGCGGAACGCTGCGTCCTCCGGGAGAATGCCGTCATGGGCAGCACACGCCAGGATCAGCGACTTCAGACCCTGGTGCTGCTGCGCAAGGTGCGCGATCGGATCGATCGGGAGTACGACAGGCCGCTCGACGTCGATCAGCTCGCGCGCGGGGTGCACCTCTCCGCCGGGTATCTGAGCCGGCAGTTCAAGCTCAGCTTCGGGGAGTCGCCGTATTCCTATCTGATGACTCGCCGGATCGAACGGGCGATGACCCTGCTGCGGCGGGCGGACATGACAGTGACCGACGTCTGCTTCGCCGTCGGCTTCTCCTCGCTGGGCACCTTCAGCACCCGATTCGCCGAACTGGTGGGTGTCCCGCCACGGATCTACCGGGAGAGTGCGGCGGGGGCCTTGGAGGGGGTCCCGCCCTGCCTGGCCAAACAGGTCAGCCGACCGATCCGGGCCGGCACGACGGCATCACCCATCGCGTCGAACGGGAAACTGGTCAGGAATCGAGAAGCGCGGGATGCCGCGCCTGCCTAGGCTCGTGGCCATGAACAACATCACGATTCATTACACGTTTCTGCCACACACCGACCCCGAGGCCTCCCTCCGGTTCTACCGCGACCTGCTGGGCTTCGAGGTCCGTCAGGATGTCGGCTACGAGGACATGCGCTGGATCACCGTGGGACCCGTCGAGCAGCCTCAGACCTCGATCGTGCTGCAGCCCCCGGCGGTGGACCCGGGCATCACCGATCAGGAGCGGGAAGTGATCCTCTCGCTCATCGCCAAGGGCAGCTTCGCCGGGATGACGCTGGCCGTCGATGACCTGGATGCCTTCTACCAGCAGCTGGAGAGCGCCGGAGCTGACGTGGTCCAGGAGCCGATCGACCAGGACTACGGGGTCCGGGACTGCGCCTTCCGAGACCCCGCCGGGAATCTGCTGCGCATCAGTCAGCGGTGAGCGCCTCGCTCTCAGTCCTTGTTTCCGCATAGGAAACTCGCTAGTGTTTCTTTCATGGAAACACCAAGGTCCACGCCTAGCCCGGATGAGGCCCGCCGCGCCCTGGACGCTGCCCAGCGCGAAGAACAGGCCACCATCAATCGACCGGTGCCTGTCTGGTACTTCCCAGCCCTCGCCGGCTTGATCCTCGCCCTCTTCGGGCTCAATGCGCTCGGAGGGCTGAGCGGCCCTGCCCGGATACTCCAGGCAACGTTGATCATTCTGCTCGCCGTCGGGATGGGCGCCCTAGTGGGGCGGGTCAGCTTCAACCAGCCTGCTTACCGGGGCACCCGCGTGCCGTGGGTGACGGTGGGCGCGTCAGGACTGCTGGCAGGCGCAGTCCCGATCACGGCGATCCTCCTGGACGACGTCCTGGGCTCCTGGGTGTGGCTGATGGCCGGCGTCATCCTCGCGGCAGGGATCCTCGCTCTCGGCGTTCCCTATGAGCGGCGGCATCGTGGCGCCTGAGCCACAGTTCGACGCACTGATCCACGCCCCGCACCGACTGCGGATCTGCGCGATGCTCTCCCAGGCCACGGGGATCGAGTTCGGCGAGATCCAAGAACGCACCGGGCTCTCGAAATCTGCGCTGAGCAAGCACCTCGGTCAGCTCACCGATGTTGGATACCTCAGCGAGGAACCGATCCTCCGGGCAGGACACTCACGTCTGGTGCTCTCGCTGACTCAGGCAGGGCGTCAGGCTTACCTCGCACACAAGGAGGCGCTCAAGCTGCTGCTGGAGGACCAGGATCCGTGACCCGTGGTCACTGCAGCGGGAGTCTGACCTGCCGCTGAGAGCGAAACGCTGTTGCCCCTCCCGGGATCTTCACGTTGGATCGGCCTATGAGACGGATCTTGATCCTCGGCGGCACCGGGTGGCTCGGTGCCGAGATCGCAGCCGCCGCGGTCGCCCAGGGCCACCAGGTGACCGCGCTGGCTCGCGGCGTCTCAGGATCCGCACCCGCAGGGGTCCAGATGGTCCACGCCGACCGGACCGAGTCCGGAGCATACGCACCGGTGCAGCATCCGTGGGATGAGGTCATCGAGCTCAGCTACACGCCAGAGCTGGTGGAGTCGGCGCTCCACGCCCTCGCCGCATACGCCCGGCACTGGACGCTGATCTCCAGCGTCTCGGTCTATGCGCGCAACGATCAGTCCGACGCCGAGGAGACGGCGCAGCTGCTTGTGCCCCAGGATCTTCAGGACTACGCCGACGCCAAGGTTCACGCCGAGAACATCTCCCGGGCCCGCCTCGGGCCGCGACTGCTGATCATCCGCCCCGGGCTGATCAGCGGACCCGGTGACCCCAGTGATCGGTTCGGATACTGGCCCGGCCGGTTCCAACGCGGCGGACGGGTGCTGGCCCCCGAACCTGCTCACCGTTGGGTGCAGACCATCGATGTGTCCGACCTTGCCGACTTCATCCTGGGACCGGGCTCCACCGTGGCCGGGACAGCTATCAACGCCGTCGGACTCCGCATCACCCTGGAGGAGTTTTTCGCCGAACTCCAAACCTCCGCTCCGGCGGGCACCACATTGGCTCCGGCGGAGGATCCATGGCTGCTGGAGCACGG from Nesterenkonia sandarakina encodes the following:
- a CDS encoding DoxX family protein; the protein is MNSTARAASMAGLLGATGVLHFLRPAVFDSIVPPQLGNRRLITYVSGVAELGCAVLLAVPATRRVGGVCTAALMIAVYPANIYSVQKYWHRPTARSIALARLPLQLPLVRSAWRIAREA
- a CDS encoding OsmC family peroxiredoxin; protein product: MPTRTARTAWNGSLEEGSGQVELSSSKIGTYEVSFPKRASDEANGSTSPEELIAAAHSSCFAMQLSAVLSGAGGTVESLDVRADVSMGPDQAGGFKLTGIKITVHGEVTGIDEDTFVKSAEEAKTGCPVSKALTGVEITLDATLES
- a CDS encoding DUF3995 domain-containing protein, with the protein product MTRSTGLTRSTGLIWVAALLGLLNAAPSYYWAFGGDALRPSIGQWLIDLRDAMPVLTGLALLGIALGKTGAAIIPLVAVHALPAGAAGSSRRRAHRVLWWNASRLVAAGLILYGAVGLLINTGLLLWPGLSLQDPAARLGQALLWYPMLLLWGLVLAAGLHRFRATRDV
- a CDS encoding CorA family divalent cation transporter produces the protein MDLSTADLPSFGATATALGLREAQVDFLRGSRSRLPIPTRSAESVAAVLHRVAITTEEDGPTAEFRFSELRILALDALVVTVQPENPGQPPLQLQTLLESAHPSPPKRPLRASDAISGLIGAVLRDYPVALDELETAIESMESTLFQEARLDAALSHRIYQLLQKVHRFDWALRPVESLATERGTDAVESSPAGEESSTRADLIMRARRMRDRVELLRSHLENAVALHSTLLTIEQNEATRRVADASYAQGEQSKKISGWAAILFAPTLIASIYGMNFRHMPELFWSWGYPAAVGLMLALSLTLWVIFKRREWL
- a CDS encoding DUF2267 domain-containing protein, with translation MRHDEFLKTVSEKGGPTDRDQTSQLVHVVLEDLGKRLKGGEAENLAAQLPAELKAPLTAETQNQIADDVDEFLRRVASKLEPGLGTEEVLPQVKAVFSTLADSVSEGEIKDLRSQLPTGFAPLFA
- a CDS encoding UbiA family prenyltransferase, which produces MTTLAVALAVSAGLSLDRILLLGLAVFLGQLSVGISNDAFDAERDRAVGRADKPLARGDLSVRAAWTAAIGCLVLGLALSAPLGMWLLGAHAVFLAASWAYNAGLKASVFSLAPFILAFGLFPSFATLAAEDPGFAAPWAGFAGGALGAAIHLTNVLPDLDDDARTGITGLPHRLGARPSAALAAAAVLAGGIAVTAGSAGWQLQQVPVISWVFFAAVGSVALLALVMAVRARSGRMLFRLVMLAALLLAAQLVVAGGSLAG
- a CDS encoding ABC-ATPase domain-containing protein, which encodes MSDQQTLVRTLTSIDGRGYASYKQLSGRYTLGRFTLSVDKVQVDPYAPPSLMQISLRREDAELPADLLDDRLGRIAVSDFLTRAFGDALSEGPSERSGAAAGISIGRPGQQVLERTSVVITEELITARLSVALPAAGRRALGRKAARLLTETLPRIAQAALLHSSLDPEALRSHVALLRDQEDLRTQLEAAKLVSFLADGSMLPRRSGDSDLPLGADAVAFRSPEALRRSFTLASGRQVTGMGVPEGVTVIVGGGYHGKSTLLRAIERGVYPHIAGDGREWVITTSSAASIRAEDGRSAAGVDISAFISGLPSGADTRSFSSSNASGSTSQATNLIEAVESGATALLIDEDTSATNFMIRDDRMRQLIPADREPITPFVDRVRALFSERGVSTVLVAGGSGAFFEVADQIIALEDYTLRDVTAQAHQIAAEHKRTTSQPATPDAAGPASDGPAERRFDSLPARVLRRDSLHPPKKTKPARSRGPRMIQYGREDIDLTAVAQLVDPAQTEALAKALDRLAEQSDAEHDITALVEKLVRRLDTEGLDSLSPHRGHPGHLARPRAQEIHAALNRYRGLTVH
- a CDS encoding TetR/AcrR family transcriptional regulator: MTRQGDAHLHQSSDPLRASIIEAADELYYAHGFRAVGMDALRQRSGVSLKRLYTVFPSKEAIVLAVLDYRHQIWVDEIATAMALQDSPRARLLAIYDYLAGWFQSDSFRGCVFINAFGELATESPAVAAKAAAHKRDFRRYMEQLAVEAGFSEELGDQLMLLAEGAQTTAAITGDSSMACKARRAAEALLGAEESMRLQSLT
- a CDS encoding alpha/beta fold hydrolase produces the protein MSHVTVGTENSTDISLYYEDHGAGQPVVLIHGYPLDGSSWEKQTAALLDAGYRVITYDRRGFGKSSRPTTGHDYTTYAADLNALMESLDLRDAVLVGFSMGTGEVTRYLANHGSDRVSKAVFLGSLQPFLLQTEDNPTGVPQDVFDGLFDAVTTDRYAFFTAFFDDFFNTKDNLGSRLSEEALAAHKNLAYAASPHSSVWAQPTWLTDFREDVAAVGRSGVKAMIVHGTADNILPIDATGRVFHKALPSAEYHEIDDAPHAMLWTHAQEVNEHLLTFLRS